In Dioscorea cayenensis subsp. rotundata cultivar TDr96_F1 chromosome 11, TDr96_F1_v2_PseudoChromosome.rev07_lg8_w22 25.fasta, whole genome shotgun sequence, a single genomic region encodes these proteins:
- the LOC120271674 gene encoding probable protein phosphatase 2C 55: MNGDDAMFVCEEVMIAGVADGVGGWAREGIDPGEYARELMARAEEAVRRRVYEKEMKGSGVGGKQQQQQQQQLQLEPFDVLSEAYHGITVPGASTACIVALHDIPHQKLTAVNVGDSGFVVVRNGFTIFKSSIQQHRFNTTYSLGQNNQRQDDFKRAQSIEVAVEADDIVVLGTDGLFDNVFSQEIEDLIRNKINLITKPEKLATKIAKMAEEFSKRKLKVTPYSMAKSEAVKTYKGGKRDDITVVVLHIVASDK, from the exons ATGAACGGCGACGATGCAATGTTTGTGTGCGAGGAAGTGATGATCGCCGGTGTGGCCGACGGCGTCGGTGGGTGGGCGAGGGAAGGTATCGATCCGGGTGAGTATGCGAGAGAGCTCATGGCTAGAGCTGAAGAAGCAGTGAGACGACGAGTGTATGAGAAAGAAATGAAGGGTTCTGGTGTTGGTGggaagcagcagcagcagcagcagcagcagctgcAGCTGGAACCCTTTGATGTGTTATCTGAAGCTTATCATGGTATTACAGTTCCTGGAGCATCCACTGCATGCATTGTTGCACTCCATGATATTCCTCACCAG AAACTAACTGCAGTGAATGTTGGAGACTCTGGTTTCGTGGTTGTGAGAAATGGCTTCACAATTTTCAAGTCTTCAATTCAACAACACAGGTTCAATACAACATACAGTCTGGGCCAAAATAACCAACGCcaagatgatttcaaaagaGCACAG TCGATAGAGGTTGCTGTGGAGGCAGATGATATAGTAGTGCTTGGAACTGATGGACTATTTGACAATGTCTTCAGTCAAGAAATTGAAGATCTTATAAGAAACAAGATAAATCTCATTACTAAACCTGAAAAACTGGCCACTAAAATTGCAAAGATGGCTGAGGAATTCtccaaaagaaaattgaaagtaacACCTTACAGTATGGCAAAATCAGAAGCTGTGAAAACATACAAAGGTGGCAAGCGAGATGATATTACTGTTGTGGTACTGCACATTGTTGCCTCTGATAAATGA